From the Nitrospinota bacterium genome, the window CTCGGGATTGTGGACGAAAAAATATTCTAACTTGAAAACACCGTAGATTCCGATCACAGAGGTCACATTTCGGAGGGGTGTAAAAAGGGGAGCCAATAAGTCCCCTTTTCGGACCTTATCAATAACGTCAATGAAGGATTCTCCCATAAGTCTGACAAGAACATTGAGCCCGACCATGATAATCAGTGTTAATAAAACCCACCAAATTCCACTATGCCCTCGTAGTTTATTGATGAGCGGAGAGAATAAAAGGATGACCATAAAAAATACAATGATGGAAAAGGCAAAGTTGCAGAAAGCCTCGACTAACGTTGTCATGCTATCCCAAAAAGCCCTCATCATTCTTCCTCCAATGAACATCGGGACGATGTTATCTTGCTGCAGAAACTGGGCTCTAGGCCTTTGCTCGAACAGGATAAGCCTATCTTTATTATACTCCGGACTCATCCAGGGCGACCCCGACCTACCCTTAATTTGGGTAGCTCATCCGCCTGAGGCGGACAACCCCGACTACCCCTTATTTCAGATCTAGAATTTTGAAAGCCGGTCGGCCAGGCGGAGGGGCTCGGGGTGTTTCGTACGAAGGCAGCAGGCCAGGACGATCTCGACGGCTCGCTTGAGCGAGACCTTGTGGCCCACCGAGACGTAAAGGGGCTTGCAGCGCTCCCGCGTGGTTACGGCTGCGCCCAGGATCTCTTCTCCATCGGCATAGGTCAAAAGCTCCCAGGCGCCTTTCTTCGGCCCTGGGGTGGAGGAGACCTTCCCGTAGAGCTTCGACTTGGCGCACCCGATCGTCGGCCGCCCTATCCAGAGACCAAGGTGGCAGGCGAGGCCAAACCGCCTGGGGTGAGCGAAGCCCTGGCCATCTACCAGCAGGCAGTCGATGGGATGGGTTAGATGGGATAAGGCCGTGAGCGCGACCGGCGCCTCTCGAAAGCTGAGCAGGCCGGGGACGTACGGAAACCGGACCGGCGCCTCGGCCACTCTCTCCTCTATAACCTCCATGCCAGGCCAGCGGCAGACCACCGCGGCCGCCCGGGCCTTCCCATCTTTGTAAGCGACGTCAACGCCGGTGACCCAGCGGAGGAGCCTGACGGCTCCCCGTGTTACGACATCCGCGCGTAGCCGCTTTTGCACCGTAACAGCCTCTTTCGGCTCCAGCGGCCACTCGTGGAGCGGTCGTTTCTTCCCCATGCGCTTACCTTCTTGCGTTCTTCCCCCACTCCATGAAAATACCAAATCCTCTAAGAGCGGGCAACGGTATCTCCATAAATCTCTTGCGCCTGGGGCCTTAGCGTTCGTAGAATACCGGGCAAAAGGCAAGGAAATGGTGGGGGGATCATTGAGAAAGATGGAATTAGAAGCCAAAAGCCAGCGGGCGCTTTGCAGAGGGGGCGTGCCGGCGCGCAAAATGATGATCGGAATTTGCTGCTTGCTCCTGGCATCCTGCGCCTCAAACCGAATGGCGCCAGAGCAGCGCATGGAGCGGGCTCAGACCAGGGTCTTCGACGCATCTTACGATGAGGTATTCCCAGCCGTCGTTGAGGTGTTGTCGCGGGATTACACGCTCGTTCGGGTGGACCGGGAGGAGGGAGCTGTCGAGACGGCCCCTAAATCCGATGTCGTCTTGAATACGGAGGGGTTTCAGGGGGTCTACAGCCTGAAGGTTCGGGCTGTCGTGACGCGATTGGGGGCGGGGCGGACCAAGGTCCGTCTGCGCGTCTTGGCCGGGAGGCTCCTTGACTTTGTGGAGAACCGTTGGGTATACAAAGATTTTGGCGCCTCCCAGTACTATCGGGAGTATTTTCGCGTAATAGATGCGGTTTTCCGCGATAAGAGGGGTTTGCCAAAAGGGGCAGTTCAATAATGAAAGTCGTTTGCATTTTGTAGCTTAGGCGTGCTATGCTAATAAAATGCTTGAGATAAAAAGAGCGAATTTTCCGCGAATTTCCGCCTATCTACTTTTTTTGGCGATATTGGTTTGGGGTTGCGCTCCCAAGATTCAGGATAGCGAACGGTATAAACCCTCCGAGAGCCTGCTTGAGATTCTCGCGGATTTTCAACGACATCTGGAGGACGACACATACCGCTTTGCAACTTTCAAGGACATTACGGGCCAAAATATCTACAAGGCGACCCTGATCAGGTTGAACAACTATGAACGGCTCCACCCGAACAAGTTCGGTCCCATTTTGGCCTACAGCCGGGCGAAAGCCTACGAAAAGCTCCACGATTTCAAGGCCGCCGTGGCTAGCTATCGCCAGATTGTTGGGACGGGAAACGAGCTAGAGCCACAAGCTAAAGAGGGGCTTCAAGTATGCCAGGACTATCTGGCGGCAGAAGCATTGGTCCCTACCGGTGGGTCGGTTGCCGAGACCTTGGTAGGGCACGACAATCGTCTCAAAGCGCTGGAAGGGCTCATCGAGATTAATAAGGGAACGCCCTACGAAAACCTGTCGCGAGAGGTGGAGGAGAAGGCTGCAATAGAGAGGGTTATTTATTTGGAGGCCAATAGAGAGCGGATTCAGAATGGGACAGAGCTTACAATTGTAGAGTATAGTCGTATTATCAAGCGCCACGAAGAGAGCAAGAACGTATATCGCCACATGCTGCGTTTGGGAGGCTTCTTTGAAGAGCTGGCCCGGCAATACTCAAACCGTTATGACCCGGAGGGCTTGAGCTTCAGCATGGATGAGTTTAAAAGCTACGCCGATAGCGCTATGGGGCTCTACGCGATGGTGGCCTCGAAGGACGGGATTATCGAGAAAGCGGAAGCCCATGGCTTGACCAATTCTTTGCGGGCGTACATGATGAAGGTCCGCAATCTCCATCGGTAGGAGTGGTCGTATGCGACTGAGAGCCCTTTTCGCCGCTGCGTTGATTCTATTGTTGGTGGGCCATTCTGGATTTGCGGTCGAGCCCGACCCAAAATCTCTGCCAACCAAAGGTGCGTTAGAGCCCATAGACCTCTCCCCCTTCTCCGAAGACTACCATCCGGTCAAGAAATCTCCGGAGACGATACAGTTTTTCCCCGACGATGTGGAGTGGAGCGTGGAGCAGGCAATCATCGCGGGCTACGCAGGGCGCTCCTGGGAAATTGATAGTTATTACCGGAGCCTTCGGAAGCACGATCGGCATCTCCTTAGGCGGGGGGAGCAGGCGACGGGTTTGGCCGACGACAT encodes:
- a CDS encoding endonuclease V; this translates as MGKKRPLHEWPLEPKEAVTVQKRLRADVVTRGAVRLLRWVTGVDVAYKDGKARAAAVVCRWPGMEVIEERVAEAPVRFPYVPGLLSFREAPVALTALSHLTHPIDCLLVDGQGFAHPRRFGLACHLGLWIGRPTIGCAKSKLYGKVSSTPGPKKGAWELLTYADGEEILGAAVTTRERCKPLYVSVGHKVSLKRAVEIVLACCLRTKHPEPLRLADRLSKF